ACCATTCGGCCGAAACGGTATCTTTGGCACTCACCTTAAATGTCAGACCTAGGCCGTCTTTGCCGTTCCCGCAGGCGAAACAGTTGCGGTAAAGGTCGGCAGCGCTGGTGCTCTCTTCTGCGTTTGATTGTTTTGCATTCTGCGGCAGTTCTAGTGATCGCAAGGATTTGCTCCTGTCTCCAGCGTCCCATCGAGATACGCAGCTACTATGTCGGCAGGAGGAGCAACGGATAGCCCACGCATACCTGAATTCCATTCTGTGCGAATAGGCCCTGGGCGCGGACTCCCATTCCTCCGGCGATAACAACAGTAACTCCCATCTCGTGCAGCCATCTCGGAAGCAGTCCGGGTTCATGTTCGGGCGCGGGAATCGTTTGTGTGTTGACGATTTCGTTGTTTTTAGGGTCAACATCCACAATCGTGAATTCATCGGAATGTCCGAAGTGAGGACAGAGAAGGCCATTTGCAGTAGGTATAGCGATCTTCATTTTAGGTATATACTACCTCCTTTATGTATTTGATTGGTTATTCCAGTTTGTGCTTTACAGCATTCCATAGCGATTTGATATCGCTGGACGCAGGGCCGTTGTCATATTCGACAACGCTTTTACAAACTATCTGAGCCCGAGTGACTGCCTCGTCATAGCGAATTTCACCTAGGAAGCTTGTGTTCCGTTCGATACATCGTTCGCGGATCACCGCAGTCATTTCGGGATTGAGGTCACTTTTATTAATGCAGACTACTGTTGGAATCTTAAAATAGGCGGCCAAATCAGCAACACGGTCCATGTCGTGTAGTCCAGATAGAGTCGGCTCCGTTACTATGAGTACCAAGCTTGCGCCGGTGGTGGAAGCTATGACGGGGCAGCCGATGCCGGGCGGGCCATCGATTATGATTAGTTCGAGGCCGTTTTCTTCAGCGATTCTTTTTGCTTCTCTTCTGATTATCGTGACAAGCTTGCCGGAGTTCTCCTCGGCGAGCCCAAGCTTTGCGTGAACCATTGGGCCGTGTCTAGTTTCAGAGACGAACCATTCTCCGTTGATGCTTGGAAAGAAATTCACAGCTTTGACGGGGCAGACGTAGA
This genomic interval from Armatimonadota bacterium contains the following:
- a CDS encoding ATP-binding protein, with the translated sequence MKELVVISGKGGTGKTSVVASFAALAENKVLADCDVDAADLHLVLSPKIVRREEFSGSKKASILADKCIGCGKCASMCRFDAISFDGPPNDVVGKTYQIDTIACEGCGVCVYVCPVKAVNFFPSINGEWFVSETRHGPMVHAKLGLAEENSGKLVTIIRREAKRIAEENGLELIIIDGPPGIGCPVIASTTGASLVLIVTEPTLSGLHDMDRVADLAAYFKIPTVVCINKSDLNPEMTAVIRERCIERNTSFLGEIRYDEAVTRAQIVCKSVVEYDNGPASSDIKSLWNAVKHKLE